From Paenibacillus graminis:
AATCACAAGATCAAGACTGAAGCACAGCGCAAGATCCGCAATGCTTTCGAGAAGACATTTGATTTTAAGTCTTCTGCCAAGTAGACTAGAATTGCACGAGACAATGGACCCCAATTCCAAATACAACAAAAGGGAGTTCTTCGTCCGGCCGTACCAGGCCAGGCGGAGAATTCCTTTTTTTTTTCGGTGAAATCCCTTTACTTTTGCGGACAAGTTCGGCACAATATTGCAAGTGACAGTGTACGTATTAGAGAAAGCGGAGGAATACCTTATGCGTTTACGCGGAAGAAAAGGAATACGCGAAAGTCTGGAAGAGCAGACCGACCTGGTCATCCTCGATCCACGCAGCCTGAAGGGGCGCTGGTCAGAACTGTTCGGCAACGATCATCCCATTCATGTGGAGTTTGGCATGGGCAAGGGGCAGTTCATCAGCCAGATGAGCTTCAAATATCCCGATATTAACTTTATCGGCGTAGATATGTACGATGAACTGATCCGCCGTGCGGCAGAGAAGGCCCGGGCAGCCTGGGAACCGGCAGGGCAGGAGACGCCGCCTAACCTTAGAGTGGCGCTCGCCAATATTAACTATGCGGAGGAAGTGTTTGCGCCCGGAGAGCTGGAGCGCATTTACCTGAACTTCAGCGATCCATGGCCCAAGAGCAAACATGCGCGCCGCCGCCTGACCCATCCGCGGTTTCTCGACAAATACCGCGGCCTGCTGAGCCCGCTTGGCGAAATTCACCTGAAGACAGACTCGCGCAGCCTGTTTGAGTTCTCCCTGAATGCTTTTGCTGACTATGGTCTGCAAATGAAGAATATTTCTCTTGATCTGCATCCGGACGGAGTAATGAACGAGGAGCATGTCATGACTGAATATGAAACCAAATTTTTCGGCCGTGGAGTTAATATTCACCGCTGCGAGGCCATTGTCGGTACAGAAGCACTGGAACGCTACCAGGCCACCCGCCTGGACAAGTACCGTCTGTAATGGATGGAATGGATGCTAAAAGCTCTGAATAGGGAGTAACGGGATCAAGAATTGGAATTTACCCGAATAGCTGTGGATCAGTCGGAGTAGAATCTTATTTCTGACCAGCTCTTGCGAAGAGCCGGTGAACAAGCGGCTAGTGGGAAAAAGGGAACTTATTTTTCCCGAAATTTAACAACCGAGAGATTAAAGTGGAAAAAAGAAACTTAATGGGGCTGTATTACTCCGACAACGGCGAAATGAGCTGAATTAGTGTACCTTTTTCCACTATAATCTGCGGAATACATGGTACTGAGCCAATTAGTTATCCTTTTTCCATCTATTATTTGCTGGAAAGCGGGAAGGTGGAACTTAAGTTCCACCTTCCCGCTTGAGATGATCCAAGCAGGAAGGCTGGACGATGGGGGAAGGATCGTTTCACCATGGCGAGAGCGGATTAGGGTCAGCAGGAACCCTAAGCTTACAATCAAAAACGGCTGCACTGTCCGGCGAAGGAGGGTGCAGCCGTTTTGATCTTCATAAACTATATCATTGCTTAGGATCGCTGTTCTTGCCGGTGCTATTCCAGCATATCAATAATGCTTTGGGCGCTCTGCAAGGGATGGAAGCGGGCGATTTCTTCCAAATGCTCTTGCCGTCTGTCCTTCACCTCATCATAGCAGTAGAGCAGCCGTTCCATCCACCTGTCAACCACCTTCAGTGAAGATACCGGTTCGCCCAGTCCTGCCGCCGTGAAATAACGGCAGTTCTCCTCTTCCTGGCCGGGCAGCGGGTCATAGAACAGCATGGGTATACCCTTGGCCAGGCCTTCGCTGCAGGTCATTCCTCCCGGC
This genomic window contains:
- the trmB gene encoding tRNA (guanosine(46)-N7)-methyltransferase TrmB, which codes for MRLRGRKGIRESLEEQTDLVILDPRSLKGRWSELFGNDHPIHVEFGMGKGQFISQMSFKYPDINFIGVDMYDELIRRAAEKARAAWEPAGQETPPNLRVALANINYAEEVFAPGELERIYLNFSDPWPKSKHARRRLTHPRFLDKYRGLLSPLGEIHLKTDSRSLFEFSLNAFADYGLQMKNISLDLHPDGVMNEEHVMTEYETKFFGRGVNIHRCEAIVGTEALERYQATRLDKYRL